A genomic region of Lates calcarifer isolate ASB-BC8 linkage group LG9, TLL_Latcal_v3, whole genome shotgun sequence contains the following coding sequences:
- the LOC108895427 gene encoding uncharacterized protein LOC108895427, translating to METQTHMEMAHGKTHKEKTKELVEEFTEDQFLKDLYLFMKKRDTPIERIPHLGFKQIDLFVMFKTVRDLGGYHQVTAQQLWKQVYNRLGGNPRSTSAATCTRRHYEKLLLPYECHLKGILPNTLPPHHPKHFQFANYNKDDDDGQRPAKRKLLSIPVHQSPHNLQSDPHGNIFPLQLHFPHYYHPSHPVLPTYVPISSSLLTSHSPPAPEPQFAVHPSHPNPMHRVKEPLEHLRHLAEQYKTSTGLTEPLNLSVKASSLETNRSPASSFAPPPPSKNPKFLNKPSPLYSPHCQQVVRDGECETQDDEVTPYSYPMKERETYVIDVKAITASSSPTHDSALRTDEGATVNAQKPSSPKTDFTTHPRGDREGSPEVRGFDLSPILPSLSQDNGGKMEIKIPLSVFHSWLKLYGPSAKQLHNLPTQEKHSGQRESFHMTPQNWSPAAEDLRLRERDVPNATPTIQTTGNHHRTSRNHFTSYKPLPSGAILRNASSQDVYPVDEQDIIKSYSPKHLNCWDAYDKDTHIQVKTDSSPLTVLQDFTASKSYNEDTPKPGKERSETEPSAVLMVNSGSTSLLHLTTEEVMKLKKIISSSS from the exons ATGGAAACACAG ACACACATGGAAATGGCACACGGAAAGACCCACAAGGAGAAAACCAAAGAGCTGGTGGAGGAGTTTACGGAGGACCAATTCCTCAAAGATCTCTACCTTTTCATGAAGAAGAGAGATACGCCGATAGAGAGGATCCCACATCTGGGCTTCAAACAAA ttgatttatttgtgatgttCAAGACCGTCAGAGATTTGGGTGGATACCACCAG GTCACTGCTCAGCAGCTGTGGAAGCAAGTTTATAACAGGCTTGGAGGAAATCCTCGAAGCACAAGTGCAGCCACCTGCACCCGTAGACACTACGAGAA GCTGCTTCTGCCATATGAATGCCACCTTAAAGGCATATTACCAAACACCTTGCCTCCACATCACCCAAAGCACTTCCAGTTTGCCAACTACAACAAAGATGACGATGATGGTCAGAGACCGGCCAAACGCAAACTGCTGTCAATACCAGTGCACCAG AGCCCTCATAACCTCCAGTCAGATCCACATGGGAACATCTtccctctgcagctccacttcCCTCACTACTATCACCCTAGCCACCCAGTTCTGCCCACATATGtccccatctcctcctccctgttgACATCACATAGCCCCCCTGCCCCCGAGCCCCAGTTTGCTGTCCACCCATCTCATCCGAACCCAATGCACAGGGTTAAGGAGCCACTGGAGCACTTGCGCCACCTGGCAGAACAGTACAAGACCTCAACTGGGTTGACAGAGCCCCTGAACCTCAGCGTCAAAGCATCAAGCCTGGAGACCAACAGAAGCCCTGCCTCATCTTTCGCCCCACCTCCACCCAGCAAGAACCCAAAGTTTTTGAATAAACCCTCCCCTCTGTACTCTCCTCATTGCCAACAGGTGGTGAGAGATGGAGAATGTGAGACACAGGATGATGAGGTCACACCGTATTCATATCCtatgaaagagagggagacatatGTCATTGATGTCAAAGCCATAACAGCATCAAGCAGCCCCACACATGACTCTGCTCTGAGAACAGATGAAGGCGCCACAGTGAACGCACAAAAACCTAGCTCTCCAAAAACAGACTTTACAACTCATCCAAGAGGGGATAGGGAGGGCAGTCCAGAAGTAAGGGGGTTCGATTTGAGTCCTATTCTGCCTAGTCTGTCTCAAGACAATGGAGGCAAGATGGAAATTAAGATACCGCTGTCTGTGTTTCACAGCTGGCTCAAGCTATATGGGCCCTCGGCTAAGCAGCTACATAATCTTCCTACTCAGGAGAAACACTCTGGACAAAGGGAGTCATTTCACATGACTCCCCAAAACTGGAGCCCAGCTGCTGAGGATCTAAGGCTGAGGGAGAGGGATGTGCCAAACGCCACACCAACCATCCAGACAACTGGTAATCACCACCGAACAAGCCGAAATCATTTCACCAGCTACAAGCCCTTGCCTTCAGGTGCCATTCTGAGAAACGCATCCAGCCAGGATGTGTATCCAGTTGATGAGCAGGATATTATTAAGTCGTACAGCCCCAAACACCTAAATTGCTGGGATGCCTATGACAAAGACACCCACATCCAAGTGAAAACTGACTCTAGCCCCCTCACAGTTCTGCAAGACTTTACAGCCTCTAAATCCTACAATGAAGACACACCCAAGCCGGGGAAGGAGAGGTCAGAGACGGAGCCGTCAGCTGTGCTAATGGTGAATTCTGGATCCACTTCTCTGTTGCACCTTACCACTGAAGAGGTGATGAAGCTGAAGAAAATCATCTCAAGTTCATCATGA